In a single window of the Micrococcaceae bacterium Sec5.7 genome:
- a CDS encoding multifunctional oxoglutarate decarboxylase/oxoglutarate dehydrogenase thiamine pyrophosphate-binding subunit/dihydrolipoyllysine-residue succinyltransferase subunit, whose product MPEQPSHRLPEEFGGNEWLVDELYERYQQDKNTVDTKWWPLFESFDAGNGSSSNGTSAASAAAHPATRELPIVAPAAAAPAPARAPAAPSSPPAAAPAAPASAPAVPAAAPAAASAKKAPATIARDGARKPDSGTGSQPIPAQLPKNVKAPTAPEEDVISVLRGPAKAIATNMVMSLEVPTATSVRAIPAKLLIDNRVVINSNLARARGGKVSFTHLIGYAVIRALAQFPSMNVYYDEVDGKPVAVQPAHVNFGIAIDMPKPDGTRLLMVPNIKKAETLNFSEFWHTYEDLIKRARAGKLTADDHSGTTVSLTNPGGIGTVHSVPRLSKGQAAIIGVGALDYPAEFQGASEKIIAKNAISKVLTLTSTYDHRVIQGAGSGEFLKLVHQLLLGAQNFYDEIFESLRIPYEPVRWSPDLQVDPADEINKVARIQQLIHAYRVRGHLMADTDPLEYVQRKHPDLDVLTYGLTLWDLDREWPTGGFGGKPMLKFRDILGVLRDAYCRTAGIEYMHIQDPAERKWFQDQIEHPYSKPSREEQLRVVSKLNAAEAFETFLQTKFVGQKRFSLEGGESLIPLLDAIISDAADDGLDEVAIGMAHRGRLNVLTNIAGKTYAQVFREFEGTQDPRSVQGSGDVKYHLGTEGTFTSDNGKETKVYLAANPSHLEAVDAVLEGIVRAKQDRLDQGETFPVLPIMVHGDAAFAGQGVVAETLNLSQLRGYRTGGTIHVVVNNQVGFTTAPSSSRSSTYSTDVAKMIQAPVFHVNGDDPEAVVRIGQLAYDFRQRFHKDVVIDMVCYRRRGHNEGDDPSMTQPLMYNLIEAKRSVRKLYTESLIGRGDITEEEAEQLLRDYQERLERVFAETHAAQTSPIPIITADSAAVSDIERPIAQQADSGTNAPASTAISAETLSRIGKAHLEVPEGFTVHAKLKQLLEKREQMSREGNIDWGFGEIAAFGSLIMEGVPVRLAGQDSRRGTFVQRHAVFHDRANGAEWLPLGNLTDDQAKLWIYDSLLSEYAAMGFEYGYSVERPDALVLWEAQFGDFVNGAQTIIDEFISSAEQKWGQRSSLVLMLPHGYEGQGPDHSSARIERFLLMCAEENMIVANPTTAASHFHLLRRQAYSRPRKPLIIFTPKQLLRLKGAASAVEDFTTGAFRTVIGEHEHLQGDAVERVLLVSGRLYYDLLSTRQKSEDKTTAIVRVEQLYPLPTSEIEAELAKYPNAEVVWAQDEPANQGPWPFMGLNLPAAIDRTVRLVSRPASASTAAGSMKRHAAEQDSLLKQAFARK is encoded by the coding sequence GTGCCAGAGCAGCCTAGCCACCGTCTACCAGAGGAATTTGGCGGAAACGAGTGGCTCGTTGACGAACTGTACGAGCGTTACCAGCAGGACAAGAACACGGTTGATACCAAGTGGTGGCCCCTGTTTGAATCCTTCGACGCAGGTAACGGCTCCTCTTCCAACGGGACGTCGGCAGCATCTGCAGCCGCCCACCCCGCAACCCGGGAACTTCCGATCGTAGCTCCGGCTGCGGCAGCACCGGCACCGGCGCGGGCCCCGGCAGCACCCTCTTCGCCTCCCGCCGCAGCTCCGGCCGCACCGGCTTCGGCCCCTGCGGTTCCTGCCGCAGCCCCTGCCGCAGCATCTGCCAAAAAAGCTCCGGCAACAATTGCCCGCGACGGCGCAAGGAAGCCCGACTCCGGCACCGGCTCCCAGCCCATCCCGGCCCAGCTCCCCAAGAATGTCAAGGCCCCCACTGCTCCCGAGGAAGACGTCATCTCCGTGCTCCGCGGTCCGGCGAAGGCAATCGCGACCAACATGGTCATGAGCCTCGAGGTTCCCACGGCAACCAGCGTCCGGGCCATCCCCGCAAAGCTGCTGATCGACAACCGGGTGGTCATCAACTCAAACCTTGCCCGCGCCCGCGGCGGCAAGGTCTCCTTCACGCACCTGATCGGCTATGCAGTCATCCGGGCGCTGGCACAGTTCCCTTCGATGAACGTGTACTACGACGAAGTGGACGGCAAGCCCGTGGCTGTCCAGCCGGCGCACGTCAACTTCGGCATTGCCATTGACATGCCCAAGCCCGACGGCACCCGGCTGCTGATGGTGCCGAACATCAAGAAGGCCGAAACCCTCAATTTCTCAGAGTTCTGGCACACGTACGAAGACCTGATCAAGCGTGCCCGTGCCGGCAAGCTCACAGCCGATGACCATTCCGGGACCACTGTCTCACTGACCAACCCGGGTGGCATCGGCACAGTCCACTCCGTGCCGCGTCTCTCCAAGGGCCAGGCCGCCATCATCGGCGTAGGTGCACTGGACTACCCGGCCGAGTTCCAGGGCGCCAGCGAGAAGATCATCGCGAAGAACGCCATCAGCAAGGTCCTGACGCTCACATCCACGTACGATCACCGAGTCATTCAGGGTGCGGGCAGCGGTGAGTTCCTCAAGCTCGTGCACCAGCTGCTGCTGGGTGCCCAGAACTTCTATGACGAAATCTTCGAGTCCCTGCGCATCCCGTATGAGCCCGTGCGCTGGAGCCCGGACCTGCAGGTCGATCCGGCGGACGAAATCAACAAGGTAGCCCGGATCCAGCAGCTGATCCATGCCTACCGCGTCCGCGGTCACCTGATGGCCGACACCGATCCGCTGGAGTATGTCCAGCGGAAACACCCGGACCTTGACGTATTGACCTACGGCCTGACCCTGTGGGATCTGGACCGCGAATGGCCCACCGGCGGCTTCGGCGGCAAGCCGATGCTCAAGTTCCGCGACATTCTGGGCGTCCTGCGCGATGCCTACTGCCGGACAGCCGGAATCGAATACATGCACATCCAGGATCCGGCCGAGCGCAAGTGGTTCCAGGACCAGATCGAACACCCGTACTCCAAGCCGAGCCGCGAAGAGCAGCTGCGCGTTGTCTCGAAGCTGAACGCTGCCGAGGCTTTCGAGACCTTCCTGCAGACCAAGTTCGTGGGCCAGAAACGCTTTTCCCTGGAAGGCGGCGAATCCCTGATTCCGCTGCTTGACGCCATCATTTCCGATGCCGCCGACGACGGCCTGGACGAGGTTGCAATCGGCATGGCCCACCGTGGCCGCCTGAACGTACTCACCAACATCGCCGGCAAGACCTACGCACAGGTCTTCCGCGAGTTCGAAGGCACCCAGGATCCCCGCTCCGTACAGGGATCCGGTGACGTCAAGTACCACCTGGGCACCGAAGGTACGTTCACTTCGGACAACGGCAAGGAGACCAAGGTCTACCTGGCCGCCAACCCGTCACACCTGGAAGCCGTGGACGCCGTCCTCGAAGGTATCGTCCGCGCCAAGCAGGACCGCCTGGACCAGGGCGAGACTTTTCCCGTCCTGCCCATCATGGTCCACGGCGACGCCGCATTCGCCGGACAGGGTGTTGTCGCAGAAACCCTCAACCTCTCGCAGCTCCGCGGCTACCGCACCGGTGGAACCATCCACGTGGTGGTCAACAATCAGGTCGGGTTCACCACCGCGCCGTCCTCGTCCCGGTCCTCCACCTACTCCACCGACGTGGCCAAGATGATCCAGGCCCCGGTGTTCCACGTAAATGGAGACGACCCCGAGGCCGTGGTCCGCATCGGCCAGCTCGCCTACGACTTCCGCCAGCGTTTCCACAAGGATGTCGTCATCGACATGGTCTGCTACCGGCGCCGCGGCCACAATGAGGGCGACGACCCCTCGATGACCCAACCGCTGATGTACAACCTGATCGAAGCCAAGCGTTCCGTCCGCAAGCTGTACACCGAGTCGCTGATCGGCCGTGGCGACATCACAGAGGAAGAAGCAGAGCAGTTGCTCCGCGACTACCAGGAGCGCCTGGAGCGGGTCTTCGCTGAGACCCACGCAGCGCAGACCTCGCCGATCCCGATCATCACGGCGGACTCCGCCGCGGTGTCAGACATCGAGCGCCCCATCGCCCAGCAGGCAGATTCCGGCACCAACGCGCCGGCTTCCACGGCGATCTCCGCAGAGACCCTTTCGCGGATCGGCAAGGCACACCTTGAAGTTCCCGAGGGCTTCACCGTGCACGCCAAGCTCAAGCAGCTCCTGGAGAAGCGCGAGCAGATGTCCCGTGAAGGCAACATCGACTGGGGCTTCGGCGAAATCGCCGCCTTCGGTTCGCTGATCATGGAGGGTGTACCTGTCAGGCTGGCCGGCCAGGATTCCCGCCGCGGAACGTTTGTACAGCGCCATGCCGTGTTCCATGACCGCGCCAACGGCGCGGAGTGGCTGCCTCTCGGCAACCTCACGGATGACCAGGCGAAGCTGTGGATCTACGATTCGCTGCTGTCCGAATACGCTGCCATGGGCTTCGAATACGGTTACTCTGTTGAGCGGCCGGATGCGCTGGTGCTCTGGGAAGCCCAGTTCGGCGACTTCGTCAACGGCGCACAGACCATCATTGACGAGTTCATCTCGTCCGCAGAGCAGAAGTGGGGCCAGCGTTCCTCGCTGGTGCTTATGCTTCCGCACGGCTACGAAGGCCAGGGGCCGGACCACTCCTCCGCCCGCATCGAGCGTTTCCTGCTCATGTGCGCTGAGGAAAACATGATCGTGGCAAACCCCACCACCGCGGCCTCGCATTTCCACCTGCTGCGCCGTCAGGCCTACAGCCGGCCCCGCAAGCCGCTCATCATCTTCACACCCAAGCAGCTGCTTCGCCTCAAGGGCGCTGCCTCAGCGGTGGAAGACTTCACCACAGGCGCCTTCCGGACCGTCATCGGCGAGCATGAGCACCTGCAGGGCGACGCCGTCGAGCGTGTACTGCTGGTCTCGGGCCGTCTGTACTACGATCTACTGTCAACCCGGCAGAAGTCGGAAGACAAGACCACCGCCATCGTCCGCGTCGAGCAGCTGTACCCGCTGCCAACGTCGGAAATCGAAGCCGAACTTGCCAAGTACCCGAACGCCGAAGTGGTGTGGGCACAGGACGAACCCGCTAACCAGGGGCCGTGGCCGTTTATGGGCCTCAACCTGCCGGCAGCGATTGACCGCACGGTGCGGCTGGTTTCCCGCCCGGCATCGGCTTCCACCGCCGCCGGTTCCATGAAACGCCATGCAGCCGAGCAGGATTCACTCCTCAAACAGGCATTTGCACGGAAATAG
- a CDS encoding GDSL-type esterase/lipase family protein: MEDRKLRIAAVGDELLAGLGDPRALGWLGRVLARTPQNGMSVESYALPCPEEGTEGLAARWLEEARRRFGDHHENRLVIGLSGRDVEFGLSTARSRLNLANILDSATQNKIEVFVVGPPPTLDPTQNRRLGELNTAFADVTTRRKHLYVDTYSPLLNHEQWRQDLAANGGAPGQSGYGLMAWLVLHRGWFQWLGIDAPE, from the coding sequence GTGGAAGACAGGAAGCTGCGCATTGCAGCTGTTGGAGATGAGCTGCTGGCCGGCCTGGGAGACCCCCGGGCACTTGGCTGGCTGGGCCGTGTGCTGGCCCGCACTCCCCAGAACGGCATGTCCGTTGAAAGCTATGCTCTTCCCTGCCCCGAGGAAGGAACGGAAGGACTGGCGGCACGCTGGCTGGAAGAAGCACGCCGGCGTTTCGGCGACCACCACGAAAACCGTCTGGTCATCGGGCTGTCAGGTCGCGACGTCGAATTCGGACTCTCAACGGCCCGCAGCCGGCTGAACCTGGCCAACATCCTTGACTCCGCCACGCAAAACAAGATCGAAGTCTTTGTTGTTGGCCCGCCGCCTACCCTCGATCCTACCCAGAACCGCCGGCTGGGTGAACTCAACACTGCGTTCGCTGATGTGACCACGCGCCGCAAGCATCTATACGTGGATACGTATTCGCCGCTGCTCAATCACGAACAGTGGCGCCAGGATCTGGCAGCCAACGGGGGCGCCCCCGGGCAATCCGGCTATGGCCTGATGGCTTGGCTGGTTCTCCACCGCGGCTGGTTCCAGTGGCTGGGGATCGACGCCCCCGAATA